The genomic region TTAGCTCCATTGATGTGATCTTCATTTCCCTATCTTCTCTGcaaattttctttccttttcttttcttttctttttttccttcttctttgtTTAGACAGATACAATGATGTCAATTAACAAAGGGAAAGAAATAGCTGAAGGTTCTTCAGGACCGGCTGCTGTTGCTGTTGGTGCTGTTGTTGGTGGTGTTGGTGGGGGTGATCAGCGGAATCCACCGCCGTTGAGCAGGTACGAGTCGCAGAAGAGACGGGATTGGAACACGTTTGGTCAGTACTTAAGGAACCAAAGGCCACCGGTTGCACTTTCTCAGTGTAACGCTAATCATGTCCTTGAATTCCTTCGTTATCTCGATCAGTTCGGTAAGACTAAGGTGCACTTACAAGGTTGCGTGTTCTTCGGGCAACCGGAGCCGCCGGGACCATGTACGTGCCCTCTTAGACAAGCTTGGGGTAGTCTCGACGCTCTCATCGGTCGACTCCGAGCTGCTTACGAAGAGAATGGCGGTTTGCCGGAGACCAACCCTTTCGCGAGCGGAGCTATTCGGATTTACCTTCGTGAAGTGAGGGACTCACAAGCGAAAGCTCGGGGAATCCCttataagaagaagaagaagaagcggAATCCATTGAAGGCTAACGAAGTTAGCTCAACAAGCTTCCCCATTCAGCAACCTTGATTTCTTCTTGGTATTAAATAGTGGTAATTAATTTAGTTacattttctctttcatcacaagTCATATTAGCTTAGTTAACAGTACAAGATCTGTGCTACTGCTATCCATAGCCATCCAAATACAAGAAAAATAATTGAAGTTTACTGTAATTAATACattaaataagctttaattattACTTTATAGGAAGAAAAATATTGAAAAAGCCTGTATAAAACTATGACATTCTGTCCAAACATTTTA from Gossypium arboreum isolate Shixiya-1 chromosome 1, ASM2569848v2, whole genome shotgun sequence harbors:
- the LOC108482004 gene encoding protein LIGHT-DEPENDENT SHORT HYPOCOTYLS 10-like, with translation MMSINKGKEIAEGSSGPAAVAVGAVVGGVGGGDQRNPPPLSRYESQKRRDWNTFGQYLRNQRPPVALSQCNANHVLEFLRYLDQFGKTKVHLQGCVFFGQPEPPGPCTCPLRQAWGSLDALIGRLRAAYEENGGLPETNPFASGAIRIYLREVRDSQAKARGIPYKKKKKKRNPLKANEVSSTSFPIQQP